TAGGGTTTGAGTGGATAAATTCGCACCAAATAGTATAACTGCGGCTCCTGTTCCACCAATGAGTAAATCCGCTTTGCCATCCTGATTAATGTCTGGAATTAGAGCCGTGCTAGTTATATCTAGCAGGGTTTCTCCATTAATTGCTGAGGTACTGTTAGTCAGGGTAATTGTCCCGCCTAGATAACTTTGAGTGGTCAAATTAGAATTGGGGTCGTTAGAGACAATACTATCGCCTTGGTTTAAGCGACTAACAACTGAAGTATTCGGATTTGCGCCATTATGGAGAGTATAAATATTATCTCCTTGCTGATTGCGAATATACAGCCCCCCATCTTCGCCCAAAGCAAGATAAGCCCCCTGATTTCCCGCTGTATTAGTTGACCAGTAAGGGAGTGGAGCTAAACCCGCCCATTCATAGAGGACAAAGTTGCCGTTTGATTCCATCGCAGCTTGATAGTAACTTGCGTAGTCAGGTTCTGGGACTTGATTAGCCGTATTGCTATTCCATACCTCAGTATTAGTCGTTTGATTAAATAAGACTAAATTACCGCTATTGTCGAGGCTCAGAGTAAATAACTCATTGGCAATTTTTTGGGATAGAATTAGCGTAATTTCCCCGGCTTCTTGATTAGCGTTAGGAGCGCTGATAGCATAATCTGCTTGACTATCTCCATTAAAGTCGTAACCTCCTGTTACTACTTCACCAAAGCGGTCACCAGCTTGTCCATTGGGGTTAGTAATTTGTTGTCCGTAAGCAGGATTATTGCTGAGTAAAGTATCAATATCAGTGAGGCTTTGAGGAGTCTCAAATAAGGTTCCTCCATAGATTAAATAAGCACCTCCTTGATTATTATTTAAACCAGGCGCACCAATAATCAAATCACTCTTGCCATCGCCATTGACATCTCCTGCATTGGCAATACTATAACCCAATTCACTCAACGCTTGTCCTGTTAACAGCAAGCCATTACTACCCAAATTATTGAGGTCATTAACTTGGTTATAGTCTTCTGCAAACACCACATAAACTCCGCCTTGTTCATCATCAAGATCTGGTGCAGTCATGGCAAAATCAGCTTTACCACCGCTATTAACATCTCCTAAAGCGGTTACGGCTTGTCCAAAACTGGCAAAGTATTCATTGTCTAAAGTCCAATAAAAACCCGCAGCGTTAGCATTGGCAGGATTTTCTGCGAAAGTCCCTAAATCAACCTGATTATTTTCTGTTTGTCCATATACTACATAAACTTGTCCGGGGGGTGTGGTGGCAATTTGCTGTACGGTAGGATTATCAATTGATTCATATTGCCAAGTAATGACAACATTACCATTAGTATCTAGGGCAATATTTGGGCTTTGATTTGCTCCGGCTGTATTTGAGATAGCTTGTAAACTGCTGGCATTCCAGTTAACACCATTACTTCCTAATGTTCCATTCAAAAAGTATAAGTAGGAAAGATTAGCTGAATTATCATCCACACTTCCTGTAAATGTGCCGTAAACTGTTGTGCCATCAGGGGCAATGATGTAGGATATATCACTACTATCAATTAAATCGTTGACATCCTCTCCTAATAATGCAGCGTAACCGGGTTGAGTTAGATAAATTGTGGAATTAGGTTCTAATGAAACCCTGACAGGTAATCCTCGGCTATTTTGAGTGACAGTGCTTTCCCCGCTTGAACCTGCTTCTTTAATTCGGATATAATTAACGTAAGACAGGGAGAAGAAATATAAGTTCAGTTTGACAGTGACTTTATTAGTATAAACCGCTTCCTGAAAACCAGTCTTGTTAAGATTAAAATCTTCTGTTTGAATGCCTTTGAGAGATAAATCGATAAATCCCTTGAGCGCACTCGCATTCAGATACATTCCGGTGTCTATCCCCATACTGACGACAGAATCTTTAGTATCATCTAAGGCATCCCCTAAAAAGCTAAATAATTTAGTTGTATCTAGATGCCATTCGAGATCAGAATTAGGGGTTTCTTCTGTGGGAGGATTACCGTTGTTGTCAACCAATTCAAAAAAGTAATCACTGGCTTGTACGCTTTCTCCTAAATTAGTTTCATTGTTAAAGTCAATGTCTGTCGTGTAAGCGAAATCAAGACCTAATACTGGCCCCCCACTAATACTTAACCATCCGTTTTGACTGAGCACTTGTAAGGCAGTACCACCGCCAGGGAAAAGGCTATTGATAACTATGCCAATCTCATTTACTTCTAACTCAAATCCCCCCCCCGCTTTAGCTTTAACACTAGAAGGATAGCTGCTAACTTCTTCCCACTCACCACTACCTTGAGCAAAAGCTGAGAAATCCAAAGAAACATAGCCTTTGAATAGACCACTCAACCCTTGTGTATAAGGGTCGCCACTAGCTTTCCCTGCTTCTTTACCCAAGGTTAAATCAAGTCTTAAACTATTAAAAGCGACAGGAGATTCGCTACTATATTTTCCAATGATAGCATCAATTTCTCCGCCGACATTAAAGGAAAATAAGCTGTTTTCAAGACTCGGCCACAACCGGGATGAATTAGGTGTTTTGCCTAACCCGAAATTAAGGGAAACAAAAGGAGGAAGAGTAATAATTCCCGAGGCTCCGTCCAAAGCACCTGGAACAATTGAGTAGGTAAATTCTGTTCCCTTGGGTTTAAAGGTTAATTGATTGGCGGAAGTATCTGTTACCGGAAGTTGACTAACATCAACTACTTGACTCACTGTTTGATTATTTTTTTGAGTCGTTACTAAAATATTGTTATTGTTTAAAGCAACAACCTGTAAGTTTGTGTCTGCTATGTCGTCATTAGTAAGTTGTGCTGGTGAACTCCATTGATACCCACCATAGATAGAGGGACTCAGGGACGATGTATAAACTTCCGCATTATTGCCATTTCCTGCTATCCAAGAAGCAACAACTCCGCCGTTTGTTGTCTGGGTTAATGTTAAATTGGCGGCGCTTCCTTGACTCTCGGTTCCAATCCCACTATTAAGGGGTGTCACCCCAACATATTGACCATTAGTCCCAGAGGGTTGATAACCGTAATAAATTTGACCATCTTGATTCCATAAAGCATGGGTAACACCATTACTATCTGTAACAGTCGTCATGCCAAAAGGTTGTCCACTGGAGTTATTTAAGCCTAAAATTGAGCTAATATTGCCAACTTGATAAGGAACACTTTGGTTAGTTATTCCGTACAAAATTCCTGTTTCATCAATTTGCATTTGACTAAAAACAGGTAAGCCAGAGATAATATTATCTAACTCAATGAAAGCATTAGCACCACTAGACCAGGCATAAATATTTCCCTCATTATCTAAGCCTAATAGAGTTTGACTATTGAGCGAAACTATTTGCTGAAAAGCTGGATTGTTGCCACCGTTAAAGAGATTAAAATCTGTCCCATCCCAACTGTAAAGACCACCTTGATTATCTAATGCCCAAACCGAGCCATCCTCTTTTCCTGTTGTAATCTGAGTAACACCACTCAGACCAGTACCAAAACCTGCGTCAAATTGTTGTGTCGTTGTATTCCAGACATATTGTTGAATGCGATTAGACAGATCGAACTTGATAATTGTCCAAATCTCATTATCATTAATAGCAGAAAAAGAAGCAAAAAAGTCTGTATTGGTGGCTGATTGCACTAGAATTGGAGCTGCCCATATCTGAGAAGTGCTATTCCAAGACGTTAGATAATAACCCGCTTGTCCTGAAATATTCCTGTAAAGTAAAAAATAAAAATTACCCGCATTGTCAGAATCTATACCAACAATCTGACTTGGTGCTGGAATGCTAGACGTATCCATTAAACTATAATTTTGAGTGGCATTATCCCAGTAGTAATATTGCCCATTTGTCGTAAGAGCTAATCGCTGAGTAGAATTGCTCACGATAGTTTGTTGAATCGTACTATAGTCTATCAGATTACTCATGGCGATTTAGTGTTCTAGATAAATTGGGAACAGATAAGCCTTTTTCTCTCTTTCTTACTGGGGTTGAACGGCTTAAATTTTTAATAAAAACATTGTAGCATTTTTCCAGATGTCAATACTGTCCAGGGTGAGAGCATCTCAAACGCTATTGACAATTGGCCAATTTTGTGATCCGCGTGGGCATTTCAAGTGATACCAGTCAATCAGAATAGTTACAAAATCTTCATGATTTGGTCGATTTTTGCTTACCCAGAGGGCAAATTCTCCTCAAATATGCCTGAATCGCTCTCTGGGTAAGCAACTTACATAAAGTTCATTTTGTCAAGGATTGTTAAGATGCGCTTACCCTGCAATACTGTCTTAATCAGAAACGTTGAATCTCGTACAAAACTTTACATTTAAGAACATAACAACCCCAAAACGCCATTTTTCAAATTGAATAGACAATTTTCCTAAACCAGTGTACATAGCTGATATGTTGACATATAAAACTCTGTAAATAGCGAAGTTTATCTAATAAGCTTTTTTCAAAATCTTCCGCAATATCAATTAATTGTAAAATTAGGTAGGCGATAATAGAGCTATAGATTTGTTGTAGGCTCTTCGTTACTATTTATGCTAAATCAACAGACAAGATGCCAAGATAACATACTTCTAACCCAAAAATTCCGAAAGTTTCTAAAGCCATAGCCTCGCCGTTTTATTAGTTTAAGTTTATTGTTGATTCCCTCGACTACCCCATTCGTTGTTCTTCGCTCGAAATAACTAATGATTTCTCCAAACCAGTTTCGGATTGTTTGACAACTCTTGGTAAAAACACTGGAGGATTTTGCCAACCATTCCGAGATAGATAGCAGTCCTTCTGTCGGATTCTCTGAGGTTTCATAAATCTTTCTGAATTCTTCCTTTACTTCCTGCATCTTTTTCAAATTTGGCCAATTTTCTTTGATAGCTTCTAGTTTAATTTTTTGGGGTTCCGTTAAATCTTCTTCATTTTTTAACAGGCTATATTTACTTCGCTTTAAAACTTCTAGCTTTGCTTCTTTTTCCGCTTTCTGTTTTTTATTTTTCCGCGCTTCTACGGCTCTTTTTTCCGCTCTTCTCTGTTCGTCTAACTCTTGATTAATTTGTTTCATTACATGGAATCTATCAGCGACTACCTCGGCCGACGGCATCAATTCTTTTACCAGATTTTTATAGGACAACCAAAGATCTATGCTTACTTCTTCAATTTGCTCTAACACCTCTTTTCCCCAGCCTGTCAGCGTTTTTCTCAACTCCTCTTGTGTTCGCTTCTCTAGAATAGCTATTAGTTTTACCGTATCTAAATTTACTAAAACCGCACAGTAATTTTTTTGTCCTTTGACTAGAGCGATTTCATCAATTCCTAGTCTTTTTAATTCCGATAAATCTGGCTCGGTAATTTCTTCAGCGATGTCCTCTAGCATTCTTTGAATCTCTTCTTCCGTTACGTCATTTCTTCGGCTAACATTTAAAATATCTCCTTCTTTTAATTGTTCAAGTATATTCTCGGCTAGTCTTTTCGTATAGGTTCGTTTACTGGCGACAAAATCTAACTCTTCGCTAAAGGGCTTCTGACAATTATCGCACTTAAATTGACGACGATTAACTTGTAGGTACACTGGTTGTCCTGAGAGCGGTAAATCTTTGACTAAATGTCGATGATTTTGGTGTAGTTTATCGCTCTCTAACCCACAACGAGGACAGGACGTTCGGCGAGCTCAGTCGAGCCGTTGCTTTTTTCTTTTTCGATTCGATTCGGAAAACTATACCGACATTTTCTAGGTGTCGATAGCCTTGAATAGAGGTTCCTTGTAGGTTCAAAAATTTGTCAAGTATCATAAGTAAAATAATCTCGTTTTTCGCTATTATATCAAATGTTAACTCGATTGTATATCTTTTGGTATTAACTTGTTTGTGCCTTAAGTCCTTCCCTATATGGATTTCAGATACTTTTGAGCGTAGGCGCTCTCATCGAATTTTATTTTAAGTTAATTATTTGCATAACAATTCCCGAAGAGCCTTAGATCCTAGCACAAAAAAACCCGCTGGCGCGGGCTTTTTCCACAAAAGCAAAGTTTTAATTAACCTAACAACGCTTTTGCTTTCGCTACCACGTTATCCACGGTAAAACCGAACTTCTCTGACATTCCTAGATAAAATATCGTAATTTTGTTAAAATAATCTCAAAGAAAAGCCTCTAAAATCAAAGGTAATGTCCAAAATCGCTAAAAAACTTAGTAATTCTCCTTTTCGTTATCCCGGCGGTAAATTTTATGCCCGTAAGCTAATCTTAGCTTGTCTTCCTAGTCACCATAAGTATTGTGAACCCTTTGCGGGGGGAGCATCTATATTCTTTGCTAAGGAAAGTGTAGCAGAGAATATTCTCAATGACAAAGATGAGGAATTAATGAACTGTTATCGACATATCAAAGATCATCTTGATAGTCTAATTGAATTATTAAAAGATCTAAACGCTACCAAAGAACTACACAGTTATTATAAAAATGAATTTCAACCAGCCAATGACCTAGAAAGAGCCATGCGTTGGTATTATCTAAATAGAACTTCCTACTCAGGAATTATGAAACTTGAAAATTGTTATTGGGGCTATGGTGATAAGTATTCTATGCGTCCTGAAAACTGGCCTTCTCACCTAAAAACCACTTCGGAAAAACTGCAAAATGTCAGCTTATCTTGTTTAGATTTTGAAGATTTAATCAATCAATTACCCGATGATTACTTTTTATTTGTCGATCCTCCTTACTTTCAAGCAGATCAAAATAAATTCTATTCCTGCTTCTTCAGTCTAGAAGATCATGAAAGGTTATGTAAGACGTTGAAAAAACATCAACATCGATTTAAATTTCTTTTGACTTATGATAATTGCTCCGAAATTAGAGAAATGTATGATTGGTGTATTTCTTTACAAGATAATGAATGGAATTACACTATTAATCGAACTGATGATCAAAAAAATGGTTTAAAATTAGAACATGGTTATCAGAGTGAAAGACGCAAGGGCAAGGAGGTATTTATTGCTAATTATGATTTTCAGAAACCTGCAAGATTTACACCTCTACAATTAAGTTTATTCGATGTATCTTGATTCCTAATTTTAATCAAGTAAATCCTCTATTTTTTCGATCGGGAGCCATGGTTGTAGAGGTTCAGCCGTATTAACATCAAAGAAAATTTTGGGATAATTAGGGATGAAATTACAGTTGCGATCGTGGCATTTCTGGCGAGAACAATTGATATTATTGGTTTGATTTGCTGTTAAATCTTTACTCCTGGCAACGTACATTTTAAAAAGGGCTTCTTCTTGATTATTAATATTAATTTTGCTTAAAAATATTTGCTCTTTTGGTGTGGGCTTTTAAACAAATAGTCCTGTTTCTAAATTGGTCTGAAAAAAAGCATTGGCAAGAGATGTAATCACTAAATCAAAATCTGTTTCAATATATTGATCTTTGTGAATATTGAGGCTTGTTGAAGGTATTCCTATCAATTTAGACCTTTGTTCTGCCGCTTTGTCTCCTAAGGTTCTTGATCTCATACATTTGACTTCAATAAAAGGTCTGATACCTCCCTGAAGACGGAAACTACCTTTTTTGGCTAACTTACATTCAGCAGAGTATTTCTTGGCGTTTTTTTGATTGATAATAGCTACATCTATATCGTGATAACCGGCTTGAGGATTTAACCGAGGATTAGTAACTAAATAATTATTCGCGAGTATTTTTGACAGTTCATCTTGTACAGTGAACTCAAAAAACTTGCCACGAATCATAGGAATAACTTTTGGATCATTGAGAACTTCTGTAATATATTTGATATTCAAACTATAACTCTTACAAAAACTTTCTATTTTTTCAAACCATTCCCATTCAAGCTCGTTATCATGCAAAAACTGC
This Microcystis wesenbergii NRERC-220 DNA region includes the following protein-coding sequences:
- a CDS encoding DNA adenine methylase — its product is MSKIAKKLSNSPFRYPGGKFYARKLILACLPSHHKYCEPFAGGASIFFAKESVAENILNDKDEELMNCYRHIKDHLDSLIELLKDLNATKELHSYYKNEFQPANDLERAMRWYYLNRTSYSGIMKLENCYWGYGDKYSMRPENWPSHLKTTSEKLQNVSLSCLDFEDLINQLPDDYFLFVDPPYFQADQNKFYSCFFSLEDHERLCKTLKKHQHRFKFLLTYDNCSEIREMYDWCISLQDNEWNYTINRTDDQKNGLKLEHGYQSERRKGKEVFIANYDFQKPARFTPLQLSLFDVS